One genomic segment of Bacteroides caccae includes these proteins:
- a CDS encoding alpha/beta hydrolase: MRKRIIYVIIIVVLLLTGCTIGGSFYMLNFSLTPDAKILSKDADSYPYMYRNYPFLRPWVDSLRQADALKDTFIINPHGIQLHAYYVAAPKPTDKTAVIVHGYTDNAIRMFMIGYLYNRDLGYNILLPDLQHQGESEGRAIQMGWKDRFDVLQWMNIANKIFGDSTQMAVHGISMGGATTMMVSGEEQQPFVKCFVEDCGYTSVWDEFSHELKSSFFLPPFPLMYTTSWLCEKKYGWNFKEASSLKQVAKCKLPMLFIHGDKDTYVPTWMVYPLYEAKPEPKELWIVSGAAHAVSYQENKQEYTDKVRDFVGRYIH, encoded by the coding sequence ATGAGAAAGAGAATTATTTATGTCATTATCATTGTCGTGCTGCTGTTGACCGGTTGTACAATCGGCGGGAGTTTCTATATGTTGAATTTCTCTCTGACCCCGGATGCCAAGATATTGTCTAAAGATGCTGACTCTTATCCCTATATGTACAGAAACTATCCATTCCTCCGCCCATGGGTGGATAGTTTGCGCCAAGCGGACGCACTCAAAGATACTTTTATTATCAATCCGCACGGTATCCAGCTTCATGCATATTATGTTGCCGCCCCTAAACCGACCGACAAGACGGCAGTGATCGTTCACGGATATACGGATAACGCCATTCGTATGTTTATGATCGGGTATTTGTACAACCGTGATTTGGGCTATAACATTCTGCTCCCCGACCTTCAACATCAGGGCGAGAGCGAAGGGCGTGCCATTCAAATGGGGTGGAAAGACCGTTTTGACGTACTCCAATGGATGAACATTGCCAACAAGATTTTTGGAGACAGCACTCAAATGGCGGTGCACGGTATTTCAATGGGAGGTGCGACCACCATGATGGTGTCCGGTGAGGAGCAGCAGCCTTTTGTCAAATGCTTTGTGGAAGATTGCGGCTATACCAGCGTATGGGATGAGTTCTCGCATGAACTGAAATCGTCCTTCTTTCTTCCTCCTTTCCCACTGATGTATACCACAAGCTGGCTATGTGAGAAAAAATACGGGTGGAACTTCAAAGAGGCTTCCTCATTGAAGCAGGTGGCGAAATGCAAGTTACCGATGTTGTTTATCCACGGAGACAAAGACACGTATGTGCCCACCTGGATGGTGTACCCGCTTTATGAAGCAAAACCGGAGCCTAAAGAACTTTGGATTGTATCGGGGGCTGCTCATGCCGTTTCATACCAGGAGAATAAACAGGAGTACACCGATAAAGTCCGTGACTTCGTCGGGCGATACATTCATTAA
- a CDS encoding TPM domain-containing protein, with protein MKSIFTFIIAAFLLFPLQAQEKVYTVDNLPKVHLQNKMQYVCNPAGILSQAACDSIDAMLYALEQQTGIETVVAVVPSIGETDCFDFCHQLLNKWGVGKKDKNNGLVILLVTDQRCIQFYTGYGLEGVLPDAICKRIQTKYMIPYLKDGNWDAGMVAGLKATCQRLDGSMENDSLAEPGDGGSFDFFLALFCFFAIGGGLAFFAARKQSRCPNCGKHQLQRSGSRLVSRINGVKTEDITYTCRNCGHTLVRRHQSYDNDYHHRGGGGGGPFIGGFGGGRGFGGGGGFSGGSFGGGMGGGGGAGSRF; from the coding sequence ATGAAATCAATATTCACATTTATAATTGCCGCCTTTTTGCTGTTTCCTCTGCAAGCTCAGGAGAAAGTATACACGGTAGATAATCTTCCCAAAGTCCACCTGCAAAACAAGATGCAATATGTTTGTAATCCGGCGGGAATACTGTCGCAAGCGGCTTGTGACAGCATAGATGCCATGCTATATGCATTGGAACAGCAGACGGGCATTGAAACGGTGGTTGCCGTAGTTCCCTCTATCGGGGAGACAGACTGTTTCGACTTTTGCCACCAACTGCTGAATAAATGGGGTGTAGGGAAGAAAGACAAAAACAATGGTCTGGTTATTTTATTAGTTACCGACCAACGTTGTATTCAATTTTATACCGGCTACGGCTTGGAAGGTGTGCTTCCGGATGCAATCTGCAAAAGGATTCAAACGAAATATATGATTCCTTATCTGAAAGATGGGAACTGGGACGCAGGAATGGTGGCAGGTTTGAAAGCAACTTGTCAACGGCTCGATGGTTCTATGGAGAATGATTCTCTAGCGGAACCCGGAGACGGAGGTTCATTTGATTTCTTCCTCGCTCTTTTCTGCTTCTTCGCTATCGGCGGGGGACTCGCCTTTTTTGCAGCACGGAAACAAAGCCGTTGCCCGAATTGCGGGAAACACCAATTACAAAGAAGCGGAAGCAGGCTTGTTTCCCGAATCAACGGAGTGAAGACCGAAGATATTACTTATACGTGCAGGAACTGCGGACATACACTCGTGCGTCGCCACCAAAGTTATGACAATGATTATCACCATCGGGGTGGCGGCGGAGGCGGTCCGTTTATCGGTGGCTTCGGAGGAGGTCGAGGTTTCGGAGGAGGCGGAGGTTTTAGCGGCGGCAGCTTCGGAGGAGGAATGGGCGGAGGCGGCGGTGCCGGCTCCCGGTTCTAA
- a CDS encoding PhoH family protein, whose product MIEKLIVLEDIDPVIFYGVNNANIQLIKALYPKLRIVARGNVIKVLGDEEEMCAFEENITKLEKYCAEYNSLKEEVIIDIIKGNAPQAEQNGNVIVFSVTGKPIIPRSENQLKLVEGFAKNDMVFAIGPAGSGKTYTAIALAVRALKNKEIKKIILSRPAVEAGEKLGFLPGDMKDKIDPYLQPLYDALQDMIPATKLKEYMELNIIQIAPLAFMRGRTLNDAVVILDEAQNTTAQQIKMFLTRMGMNTKMIVTGDMTQIDLPASQTSGLVQALRILKGVKGISFVELNKKDIVRHKLVERIVDAYERFDKEAKAEREKRKNEQLVINGERPVKLAKD is encoded by the coding sequence ATGATAGAGAAACTGATTGTCCTTGAGGATATTGATCCGGTTATTTTTTATGGCGTAAACAACGCTAACATACAGTTAATAAAAGCTTTATATCCGAAGCTACGTATCGTTGCACGCGGCAATGTCATCAAAGTGCTGGGCGATGAGGAAGAAATGTGTGCCTTCGAAGAAAATATCACCAAACTGGAGAAATACTGCGCCGAATATAATTCACTAAAAGAAGAAGTTATCATCGACATCATCAAAGGGAATGCCCCGCAAGCAGAACAGAACGGAAACGTAATTGTGTTCAGCGTCACCGGAAAGCCGATCATTCCCCGGAGCGAGAACCAACTGAAACTAGTGGAAGGCTTCGCCAAGAATGATATGGTATTCGCTATCGGCCCGGCCGGTTCGGGAAAGACATATACCGCCATTGCCCTTGCCGTACGCGCACTGAAGAATAAGGAAATCAAGAAAATCATCCTCAGCCGCCCCGCCGTAGAAGCCGGCGAAAAACTCGGTTTCCTGCCCGGTGACATGAAAGATAAGATAGACCCGTATCTGCAACCGTTGTACGATGCATTGCAGGATATGATACCCGCCACCAAGTTAAAGGAATACATGGAGCTGAACATTATACAGATTGCTCCGTTAGCCTTTATGCGCGGACGCACGCTGAATGACGCAGTCGTGATCCTGGATGAAGCGCAAAATACCACTGCACAACAAATCAAAATGTTCCTTACCCGCATGGGGATGAATACCAAAATGATTGTGACGGGAGATATGACACAGATCGACCTTCCCGCCTCACAAACATCGGGATTGGTACAGGCACTCCGTATCCTGAAAGGGGTAAAAGGCATCAGTTTCGTTGAGCTGAACAAGAAAGATATTGTGCGCCATAAGTTAGTGGAACGCATCGTAGACGCTTACGAGAGATTCGACAAGGAAGCGAAAGCCGAACGGGAGAAACGGAAAAACGAGCAACTCGTCATCAACGGCGAACGCCCGGTGAAACTGGCAAAAGACTGA
- the ubiE gene encoding bifunctional demethylmenaquinone methyltransferase/2-methoxy-6-polyprenyl-1,4-benzoquinol methylase UbiE has translation MDYPQQHIKPYNEEGKKTEQVERMFDNIAHAYDKLNHTLSLGIDRSWRRKAIAWLRPFHPQRMMDVATGTGDFAILACRKLQPAELIGTDISEGMMNVGREKVKKEGLSDKISFAREDCTSLSFADNDFDAITVAFGIRNFEDLDKGLSEMCRVLKPGGHLVILELTTPDRFPMKQLFSIYSKAVIPLLGKLLSKDNNAYRYLPDTIKVFPQGEIMKGVISRAGFSEVNFRRLTFGICTLYTATK, from the coding sequence ATGGACTACCCACAACAACATATCAAGCCTTACAACGAGGAAGGCAAAAAGACCGAGCAGGTGGAACGTATGTTCGATAATATCGCACATGCTTACGACAAGCTGAATCATACCTTGTCTTTAGGTATCGACCGCAGCTGGCGTCGCAAAGCCATTGCCTGGCTCCGTCCTTTCCATCCGCAACGTATGATGGATGTGGCTACCGGTACGGGGGATTTCGCTATCCTTGCCTGCCGCAAACTGCAACCTGCCGAACTGATCGGCACGGACATCTCGGAAGGCATGATGAACGTGGGTCGTGAAAAAGTAAAGAAGGAAGGACTCTCGGACAAAATTTCTTTTGCCCGGGAGGACTGTACTTCACTCTCTTTTGCCGATAATGACTTTGACGCTATTACCGTTGCCTTCGGTATCCGCAACTTCGAAGATCTCGACAAAGGGCTCTCCGAAATGTGCCGCGTACTGAAACCGGGCGGACATCTCGTTATCCTGGAACTGACTACTCCGGACCGTTTCCCGATGAAGCAATTATTTTCCATTTATTCCAAAGCCGTCATTCCGTTATTAGGCAAACTTCTCTCCAAAGACAACAACGCATACCGTTATCTGCCGGACACAATCAAAGTCTTTCCGCAAGGAGAAATAATGAAAGGTGTCATCTCACGAGCCGGATTCAGCGAAGTAAACTTCCGGCGGCTGACATTTGGTATCTGCACGCTTTACACCGCGACAAAATAA
- a CDS encoding ATP-binding protein produces the protein MSKLYPIGIQNFESLRKDGYLYVDKTRLIYQLVKTGRYYFLSRPRRFGKSLLISTLEAYYQGKKELFEGLAIEQLEKDWIKHPILHLDLNIEKYDTPESLDHILNDNLEHWESLYGTRPSEVSFSLRFAGIIQRAYEQTGQRVVILVDEYDKPMLQAIGNEELQKYFRNTLKPFYGVLKSKDGCIKLGFLTGVTKFGKISIFSDLNNLIDISMDEQYVELCGITEKEIHDNMEEDLYILADKQKMTYEEVCTELKECYDGYHFVEDSIGIYNPFSLLNTFYKMKFGSYWFETGTPTYLVELLKKSNYNLQHITHEETDADVLNSIDSTSRNPIPVIYQSGYLTIKGFDNRFGIYRLGFPNREVEEGFIKYLLPFYTNIDVIESPFQIRQFVDEVEHGDCNAFFRRLQSFFADTPYELIRDLELHYQNVLFIVFKLIGFYVKAEYHTSQGRIDLVLQTDHYVYIMEFKLEGTAEEALRQINDKHYAQAFASDKRTIFKIGVNFSNETRNIEKWIVE, from the coding sequence ATGAGCAAGCTATATCCTATCGGCATACAGAATTTTGAAAGTCTCCGCAAAGACGGTTATCTTTATGTAGATAAAACCAGACTTATTTATCAATTAGTAAAGACCGGCCGCTATTATTTTCTCAGCCGCCCGCGTCGCTTTGGAAAAAGCCTGCTGATATCTACCCTTGAGGCTTATTATCAGGGAAAGAAAGAGCTTTTTGAAGGATTGGCTATCGAACAATTGGAAAAGGATTGGATAAAACATCCGATACTACATCTGGACTTAAACATCGAGAAATACGATACGCCCGAAAGTCTGGATCATATCCTCAATGACAATCTGGAACACTGGGAAAGCCTATATGGTACACGCCCATCGGAAGTTTCTTTCTCTCTACGTTTTGCCGGTATCATACAACGTGCTTACGAACAGACCGGGCAACGTGTCGTTATCCTTGTGGACGAATATGACAAACCCATGCTGCAAGCAATCGGAAACGAAGAATTACAGAAATATTTCCGAAACACACTGAAGCCTTTCTATGGTGTATTAAAAAGCAAGGACGGATGTATCAAGCTCGGATTCCTGACAGGCGTTACCAAGTTTGGAAAGATTAGTATATTCAGCGACCTGAATAACCTGATTGATATTTCTATGGACGAACAGTACGTGGAACTCTGCGGCATCACAGAAAAAGAAATCCACGATAACATGGAAGAAGACTTGTATATCCTGGCAGATAAACAGAAAATGACTTACGAAGAAGTATGCACCGAACTGAAAGAATGTTATGACGGCTACCATTTCGTGGAAGACTCCATAGGAATATATAACCCATTCAGCCTGCTCAACACATTTTACAAGATGAAGTTCGGCAGCTACTGGTTCGAAACCGGCACTCCAACCTATCTGGTAGAATTACTGAAGAAATCCAATTATAATCTTCAGCATATCACACATGAAGAAACGGATGCCGACGTACTGAACAGCATTGATTCGACTTCCCGTAATCCCATTCCGGTCATTTACCAAAGCGGCTATCTTACTATCAAAGGATTCGACAACCGTTTTGGGATTTATCGTCTAGGGTTCCCCAATAGAGAAGTAGAAGAAGGTTTTATTAAATATTTGCTACCGTTCTATACGAATATAGATGTTATCGAATCTCCTTTCCAAATACGTCAGTTTGTTGATGAAGTGGAACATGGTGATTGCAATGCTTTCTTCCGTCGCCTGCAAAGTTTCTTTGCCGATACACCCTACGAATTGATACGCGATCTGGAACTGCACTACCAAAATGTACTTTTTATTGTTTTCAAATTAATTGGTTTCTATGTAAAAGCCGAGTATCATACTTCACAGGGACGAATAGACCTAGTCCTGCAAACCGATCACTACGTCTACATTATGGAATTCAAACTGGAAGGAACTGCCGAAGAGGCCCTCCGACAAATCAATGACAAGCATTATGCGCAAGCATTTGCTTCCGACAAACGAACTATATTCAAGATAGGCGTCAATTTCAGCAACGAAACAAGAAATATCGAAAAGTGGATAGTAGAATAA
- a CDS encoding DUF5715 family protein: protein MTIHKLRILPIFLLITGLTLTSGCKKKDMSLRLNEPRNIRGVVSYKRSFPDLNDKHLEVAKAVGIRPLEDREEAESMKEKLTHITDNEFYVVDSLTHSIPYLVPRASALLDTIGSNFLDSLAAKGLNPNQVIVTSVLRTQSDVKRLRRRNGNASANSAHCFGATFDVSWKRFKKVEDENGRPLQDVGSDTLKLVLSEVLRDLRQAEKCYIKYELKQGCFHITAR, encoded by the coding sequence ATGACCATACATAAACTTCGTATTTTACCGATTTTCCTACTAATTACAGGGCTTACGCTTACTTCCGGTTGCAAAAAGAAAGATATGTCGCTCAGACTAAACGAACCACGCAATATTCGTGGCGTTGTCAGCTACAAACGCTCTTTCCCCGATTTGAATGACAAACATCTGGAAGTAGCAAAAGCTGTTGGTATCCGTCCGTTGGAGGACCGGGAAGAAGCGGAAAGCATGAAAGAAAAGTTGACACATATTACTGATAATGAGTTCTATGTGGTAGATTCGCTGACCCATTCCATCCCCTACCTCGTCCCTCGTGCAAGTGCGCTACTCGACACTATCGGTTCTAATTTTCTCGATTCACTTGCTGCCAAAGGATTAAATCCCAATCAGGTAATTGTCACTTCCGTATTGCGTACCCAAAGCGACGTGAAACGTCTGCGTCGCAGAAACGGGAACGCTTCCGCCAACTCGGCGCATTGCTTCGGAGCTACTTTCGATGTTAGCTGGAAACGGTTCAAGAAGGTGGAGGACGAGAATGGAAGACCCTTACAAGATGTCGGCTCCGATACCCTGAAACTTGTTCTGTCCGAGGTTCTGAGAGATTTGCGACAAGCCGAAAAATGCTACATCAAGTATGAGCTGAAACAGGGTTGTTTCCATATTACTGCCCGGTAA
- a CDS encoding phosphoribosylaminoimidazolesuccinocarboxamide synthase, whose protein sequence is MKALTKTDFNFPGQKSVYHGKVRDVYNINGEKLVMVATDRISAFDVVLPEGIPYKGQMLNQIAAKFLDATTDICPNWKLATPDPMVTVGVLCEGFPVEMIVRGYLCGSAWRAYKSGVREICGVKLPDGMRENQKFPEPIVTPTTKAEMGLHDEDISKEEILKQGLATPEEYEILEKYTLALFKRGTEIAAERGLILVDTKYEFGKHNGTIYLMDEIHTPDSSRYFYAEGYQERFEKGEAQKQLSKEFVREWLMENGFQGKDGQKVPEMTPAIVQSISDRYIELFENITGEKFVKEDTSNIAERIEKNVMDFLTK, encoded by the coding sequence ATGAAAGCATTAACAAAAACAGATTTCAACTTTCCGGGACAGAAAAGCGTGTACCACGGAAAAGTGCGCGATGTGTACAACATCAACGGCGAAAAACTCGTCATGGTAGCAACCGACCGTATTTCGGCTTTTGACGTAGTACTGCCTGAAGGTATTCCTTACAAAGGACAAATGCTGAACCAGATTGCAGCTAAATTCCTCGATGCCACTACTGACATCTGTCCGAACTGGAAACTGGCTACTCCGGACCCCATGGTTACCGTTGGGGTATTGTGCGAAGGTTTTCCGGTAGAAATGATTGTACGCGGTTATCTGTGCGGTAGCGCATGGCGTGCTTACAAAAGCGGCGTACGCGAAATTTGCGGTGTGAAACTACCGGACGGAATGCGCGAGAACCAAAAATTCCCGGAACCGATCGTTACCCCGACGACGAAAGCAGAAATGGGACTTCATGACGAAGACATCTCTAAAGAAGAAATCCTGAAACAAGGACTGGCTACTCCCGAAGAATACGAAATTCTCGAAAAATATACGCTGGCTCTCTTCAAACGCGGAACTGAAATCGCAGCAGAACGCGGACTGATCCTTGTAGATACTAAATACGAATTCGGCAAGCACAACGGCACAATCTACCTTATGGACGAAATCCATACTCCGGACTCCAGCCGTTATTTCTACGCTGAAGGTTATCAGGAGCGTTTCGAAAAAGGTGAGGCCCAGAAACAACTTTCCAAAGAATTCGTCCGCGAATGGTTAATGGAAAATGGCTTCCAGGGTAAAGACGGTCAGAAAGTACCGGAAATGACTCCGGCTATCGTACAAAGCATCAGCGACCGTTACATCGAATTGTTCGAAAACATCACCGGCGAGAAATTTGTGAAAGAAGATACCAGCAACATCGCTGAACGTATCGAAAAGAACGTAATGGATTTCTTGACAAAATAA
- a CDS encoding flotillin family protein has protein sequence MTQEMLIMAAILVAVILLTFIGILSRYRKCKSDEVLVVYGKTGGEKKSAKLYHGGAAFVWPIIQGYEFLSMKPMQIDCKLTGALSAQNIRVDVPTTITVAISTDAEVMQNAAERMLGLTMDDKQNLITDVVYGQMRLVIADMTIEELNSDRDKFLSKVKDNIDTELRKFGLYLMNINISDIRDAANYIVNLGKEAESKAQNEAQANIEEQEKLGAIKIATQIKERETKVAETRKDQDIAIAETKKLQEISVANADKDRISQVAIANAEKEAQVAKAEAEKNIRIEQANTEKESRIAELNSDMEIKQAEAGKKAAIGRNEAQKEVALSNSELAVTQANADKQAGEAAARSEAAVQAAREIAQKEVEEAKAKKVESSLKAEKIVPAEIARQEAILQANAIAEKITREAEARAKATLAQAEAEARAIQLKLEAEAEGKKKSLLAEAEGFEAMVRAAESNPAIAIQYKMVDQWKEIAGEQVKAFEHMNLGNITVFDGGNGSTSNFLNTLVKTVAPSLGVLDKLPIGETVKGIIHPENKTEEKTEEKKEEKKK, from the coding sequence ATGACACAAGAAATGCTAATCATGGCCGCTATATTAGTAGCGGTTATCCTGCTCACTTTCATCGGTATCCTTTCACGCTACCGCAAATGTAAGAGTGACGAAGTCCTCGTTGTATATGGTAAGACGGGAGGAGAAAAGAAATCTGCTAAATTATACCACGGTGGTGCCGCATTCGTCTGGCCGATTATCCAAGGCTACGAATTTCTGTCAATGAAGCCGATGCAGATCGACTGCAAACTGACAGGCGCACTTTCCGCACAAAATATCCGTGTAGATGTTCCGACTACAATCACTGTTGCTATCAGCACCGATGCCGAAGTCATGCAAAACGCCGCCGAACGTATGCTGGGATTGACCATGGACGACAAACAGAATCTGATTACAGATGTCGTTTACGGTCAGATGCGTCTGGTCATAGCCGACATGACAATCGAAGAACTGAACTCCGACCGCGATAAATTCCTTTCTAAAGTAAAAGACAATATCGACACGGAACTCCGCAAATTCGGTTTGTATCTGATGAATATCAACATCAGCGATATCCGCGATGCTGCCAACTACATCGTGAACTTGGGTAAGGAAGCCGAGAGCAAGGCCCAGAACGAAGCACAAGCTAATATCGAAGAACAGGAAAAACTCGGTGCTATCAAAATCGCGACTCAAATCAAGGAACGTGAAACGAAGGTTGCAGAAACCCGCAAAGACCAGGATATCGCCATTGCAGAAACCAAGAAATTGCAGGAGATATCTGTTGCCAATGCAGACAAGGACAGAATTTCCCAAGTAGCGATTGCCAACGCAGAGAAAGAAGCGCAGGTTGCCAAAGCCGAAGCGGAGAAAAACATCCGCATCGAACAGGCAAATACCGAAAAGGAAAGCCGCATCGCCGAACTGAACTCTGACATGGAAATCAAACAAGCGGAAGCCGGTAAGAAGGCTGCTATCGGGCGAAATGAAGCACAAAAGGAAGTCGCTCTTTCAAACTCCGAACTAGCCGTGACACAAGCCAACGCTGACAAACAAGCCGGTGAAGCTGCTGCCAGATCGGAAGCTGCCGTACAGGCTGCCCGTGAAATTGCTCAGAAAGAAGTAGAAGAAGCGAAAGCCAAAAAAGTAGAATCTTCACTGAAAGCAGAAAAAATTGTTCCTGCCGAAATTGCCCGGCAAGAAGCTATCCTGCAGGCGAATGCTATCGCAGAGAAGATTACCCGCGAAGCAGAGGCCCGCGCAAAAGCGACTCTGGCACAGGCGGAAGCGGAAGCCAGAGCGATCCAGTTAAAATTGGAAGCAGAAGCGGAAGGTAAGAAAAAGTCATTGCTCGCCGAAGCAGAAGGTTTCGAAGCAATGGTAAGAGCAGCCGAATCAAATCCGGCTATCGCTATCCAATACAAGATGGTAGACCAGTGGAAGGAAATTGCCGGCGAACAGGTGAAGGCATTCGAACACATGAACTTAGGAAACATCACTGTATTCGACGGAGGAAACGGGAGTACAAGCAACTTCCTGAATACATTAGTGAAAACGGTTGCGCCTAGTCTCGGTGTATTGGATAAACTGCCTATCGGTGAAACTGTAAAGGGAATTATTCATCCGGAAAACAAAACGGAAGAAAAAACTGAGGAGAAAAAAGAGGAAAAGAAGAAATAA
- a CDS encoding shikimate dehydrogenase family protein, producing the protein MEKYGLIGYPLRHSFSIGYFNEKFKSEGINAEYVNFEIPQINDFMEVIEENPNLRGLNVTIPYKEQVIPFLNELDPDTAKIGAVNVIKIIRQQKGKVKLIGYNSDIIGFTQSIQPLLQAHHKKALILGTGGASKAVYHGLKNLGIESVFVSRTHKADGMLTYEELTPEIMAEYTVIVNCTPVGMFPKVDFCPNIPYELLTPNHLLYDLLYNPNVTLFMKKGEAQGAVVKNGLEMLLLQAFAAWEIWNR; encoded by the coding sequence ATGGAAAAATATGGTTTAATCGGCTACCCTCTAAGACATTCATTCTCCATCGGATACTTTAACGAGAAGTTCAAATCCGAAGGCATCAACGCAGAATATGTGAACTTCGAGATTCCTCAAATCAATGATTTTATGGAAGTTATCGAGGAGAACCCCAATTTGCGAGGTCTCAATGTCACTATCCCTTACAAAGAGCAGGTGATCCCCTTCTTGAACGAGCTTGATCCGGACACCGCAAAAATAGGTGCTGTCAATGTAATCAAGATTATCCGCCAACAGAAAGGAAAAGTTAAACTGATCGGCTATAACTCCGACATCATAGGATTTACCCAGTCCATTCAACCGTTATTACAGGCTCATCACAAGAAAGCGTTAATTCTGGGAACCGGCGGTGCTTCCAAAGCTGTCTACCACGGACTCAAAAACCTGGGAATCGAAAGTGTTTTCGTTTCGCGTACTCACAAAGCGGACGGAATGCTTACTTACGAGGAGCTGACTCCTGAAATTATGGCCGAATATACAGTTATTGTCAACTGTACTCCCGTAGGTATGTTTCCCAAAGTAGATTTCTGCCCGAATATCCCCTACGAGCTATTGACTCCAAACCATTTGCTCTACGATTTGTTATATAATCCGAACGTCACCCTCTTCATGAAAAAAGGAGAAGCACAAGGCGCTGTTGTCAAAAACGGCCTGGAAATGCTGCTGCTTCAAGCATTTGCCGCTTGGGAAATCTGGAACCGGTAG